A window of the Mannheimia granulomatis genome harbors these coding sequences:
- a CDS encoding ABC transporter ATP-binding protein, protein MIELNNLFITFNKGTAIENPVLRGLSLKVEQGEFVSVIGSNGAGKSTMLNAISGDCEVDSGEILIQGNKVNNTTTWQRANQVARVFQDPMAGTCESLTIEENMALAYQRGGKRGLGFAIRRQMRELFKEKLSLLGLGLENRLTDQMGRLSGGQRQAVSLLMASLQPSNILLLDEHTAALDPKTTDFVLELTNKIVREQKLTTLMVTHSMRQALDYGDRTVMLHQGQVAFDVSGEQRKKMDVPDLLELFQQNRHEQLSDDGLLLGN, encoded by the coding sequence ATGATTGAATTAAATAACCTATTTATTACCTTCAATAAAGGCACTGCAATTGAGAATCCGGTTTTGCGTGGCTTATCATTAAAAGTTGAACAAGGTGAGTTTGTTTCTGTTATTGGCAGCAACGGAGCAGGTAAATCTACGATGCTAAATGCTATTAGCGGAGATTGCGAAGTAGATTCGGGCGAAATTTTAATTCAGGGCAATAAAGTGAATAACACTACCACTTGGCAGCGAGCAAACCAAGTGGCAAGAGTATTCCAAGACCCAATGGCAGGCACCTGTGAAAGCCTAACGATTGAAGAAAATATGGCTCTTGCTTATCAGCGTGGTGGTAAACGTGGTTTGGGTTTTGCAATTAGACGCCAGATGCGCGAATTGTTCAAAGAAAAACTCTCACTTTTAGGATTAGGCTTAGAAAATCGTTTAACAGATCAGATGGGAAGATTGTCCGGAGGACAACGCCAAGCGGTAAGTTTATTAATGGCCTCTCTCCAACCGTCTAATATTTTATTACTCGATGAGCATACTGCAGCTTTAGATCCGAAAACTACCGACTTCGTGTTGGAATTAACCAATAAAATTGTGCGGGAGCAGAAGTTAACCACTCTTATGGTAACGCATTCCATGCGTCAAGCGTTAGATTATGGCGATCGTACGGTAATGCTGCACCAAGGGCAGGTCGCCTTTGATGTTTCAGGAGAGCAGCGTAAAAAAATGGATGTTCCTGATTTACTGGAACTGTTTCAACAAAATCGTCACGAGCAACTCAGTGATGATGGTTTATTATTAGGAAACTGA